In the genome of bacterium, the window CGGCAACCTTTTTGCCTTGTTCCTGATGACCATGCACACATTCGATTTCGGGCATCTCCTGGATACAGTGCACCTGTTGAGGGAAAGGCTGCCGCTGGAACAGCAGATAGTTGTCAATGTCGGCGATTTTGACCGTGTTCAGGCCGAAGAACTGCACGCCGCCGGAGTGAACGGGGCTTATCACGTGCTCCGCCTGCGCGAAGGTGAGGACACCGCACTCGATCCGCAACAACGGCGCAGGACCATCGAGGCTGTCCGCGCCGCCGGGTTGGACTGGTATTACTGTTGCGAGCCGGTGGGGCCCGAGCACAGCGCCGCCGAGCTGGTGGAGCAGATTTTCTTGGGGATTGAGCTGGGCTGTTTCCAGCATGCCGCCATGCGGCGTGTCTACATTCCCGGCTCACCGCTGAGCGGCCGCGGCCAGATTTCCGAGCTGCGGCTGGCTCAGGTGGTGGCTGTGGTCGCCCTGGCCAGCCTGGGGTGCCGCGAGACCACCAACATCGCTGTCCACGAGCCGAACCTGATCGGCCTCACCTCCGGGGCCAATGCGGTCTACGCCGAGACCGGGGCCAATCCTCGTGACACGGAAAAGGACACCAGCTATCACCGCGGACGGGATGTGGACGACTGCCGGGTTATGCTCTACGAGGCCGGATTTACCAACCTGATCGCCGCGGACAGAGGTCTGCGGCCGCTGGACAGGGCCTACAGGCGCTGAGTTGGAATTGGCTTATGAAATGACAAAGCGGCGCCCCGGTTGCCCCGGAACGCCGCTCGTTTTTTCAAGCCCGGATTTGACTATAACTATTTTGCGTTCAATATGATTCAATTCATAAGCGATACTTCCAAAAAGCAGTTTTCGTAGGGGCAGGCCCCTGTGCCTGCCCTATCTGTTTTGGGCGGCCACGGGGGGCCGCCCCTACGCTCATTATCCTTGTCCCGGCTTTCCCTTATACCAATGTCCAGGGCCGCGGGTAGAGGTCCAGGTAGTGCACGGTCAGCTCGGGCCAGGTGCTCCGGATGTACCCGGCCAGGTTCTGTATGCCCCAGTGCTCGGTGCAGCCGTGCTCCACTGTGAGCACGCCCACGCCGCGCTCCACGAAACGCTCCCGCTTTTCCCAATAGTACCAGGCGCCGTCGAAATTGCCGATCAGGCAGTCGGCCCCCTGGTCGATCAGGTCCAGGTCCGGAGTGTAGCAGCCCACTCCTATACAGGGCCGCCGGACGATCATCTCCGGGTCGCCCATCGCCTGCACGCTGTCCTGGCCGATCGGTTTCACCCGCTCCAGCACCTGGCGTGCGAACGCCTTGAGCGGCGTGGGCTCGATCTCGTACATCACGCTCCAGCCGTCCTGCGAGACGCCGGCTTCCTTGCTCAGGCCCAGGCTTCGGGCCCAGGAGTCGCGGATGCCGATTTCGGGCCACTTGTCCCAGGCGTCATGGCAGCGCAGCACGGCGATCCCGCTCTTTTCGAGCAACTCGGCCTTGGGACGTCCCTCGGGCGTGTCGCGGTACTTGCCCTCCGGCGGCCAGTGCTCCCAGAAAGTCGGCTCGTGGGTCACGAACAGCTCGCAGCCCAGCTCCACGGCGCGGCGCAGGTCGTAGATCGTGGCCATCCAGCCCACGGCCACCCGGCTGACCGGACGGTCGGGGTCGCCGGAGCGGAACGAGTCGACTGTCTTGTCCAGCCCGATCCACTCGCAGCCCTTCAGCAGGTGCTGGTTGATCTGTCTGGCTGTAACCATCTGTCACCTTCCCTTTCAGCGCCCGGCGAGTTCGGCGCGGTTGTCGTAGACCTTGCGTGCGGCCTCCAGGAACAGGCGCACGTTGCTCTCCAGCAATAGGCACTCGTTGACCAGGACCATGATCCGCTTGTAGCCCAGCTCCTCGGCCACCGGGCAGAATACCTTCGCATAGTCCATTTTCCCTTTGTAATGGCCGCAGGTCAGCGGGCAGCCCTTGCGGCCGAAACTCATGTTGCGGAACGCAGGCAGACGGTAAACCGGGATGCTGTTGCCCAGCAGCAGCTCGGCGCCCTCGGCTTTCATCGCCTCCATGTAGCGGGCGCGCTCGCAGCCGTACACTGTCTCATCGTATAAGATAATAAACATGTAGTGTCCGCGCCGGGTGATCCGCGTGTCCGGGTCCAGGGCGGTGAGGCCCGGGATATTCTCCAGGCCGCGGCGCAGAAGAGCCGCGTTCTGCATGCGGGCCTCGGTCTGGCGCGGCACCTTGGCCAGCTGGGTGCGAAGCAGCGCGCCCTGAAGCTCGTTCATCCGGTAGTTGGGCCCCACGGAGGTGTGGTCGTACTTGGCGCTGCCCAGCACCCGCCCGATATGGTGGTAGGCGAAGGCCTGGTTGTAGATTTCCTCCGAGCCGGTGGTGACAGCGCCGCCCTCGCCGCAGGTAAGGGTCTTGGACTGCTGGAAGCTGAACGTGCCGGCATCGCCCAGGCTGCCCACGTGACGGCCGCGCCAGAGTGTGCCCACCGCCTGGGCGCAGTCCTCGATCAGCTTGAGGCCGTGACGGGCGGCAATGGCGCAGAGCGAATCCATGTCCGAGGGGTAGCCGCCGAAATGCACGGCCACGATGGCCCGGGTGCGGGCGGTTATCTTGCGCTCCACATCCGCCGGGTCGATCTGGCAGGTGCCGGGCAGGATGTCAGCGAACACCGGCACGCCCTGCACCATCAGCACGGCCGAGGCCGAGGCGATGAAAGTGATCGACGGCACGATGACCTCATCCCCGGCCTCGATGCCGCAGGCGCGCAGGGCCACCTCCAGCGCCACGGTGCCGTTGTTCACCCCCAGCACGTGGGGCGAGCCGGTGAAGCGGCCGAACTCCTTTTCGAAATTGTCCACCTCGCTGCCGTCGAAACGCCACCAGCGCCCACCGGCCACCACGGCGGAGACCGCCCCGATGTCCTCCGGGCCCACCTGCGGCCAGTTCATGCTGAATCCGGCGGAGGACACGGGAGTTCCGCCAAGAAGAGCGAGTTTCGGCATTCAGACTCCTTTCGCGCGCGATGAGAGGATCGTACGTCAAATTTGACACCCGGCGGACGCTGCAACGGTCAAGCCGACGCAGCCCGGACAGCGGAAAGCGTGTCTGTGTCCCGGTCCGCCGGATAGTCGTGCGTGCCGGCAAGCATTGGTTCGATCAATGGACAAATGATAATATAGGATGATAAATTGTCAAGCATAATGATGGTGCAGCGGAAGGTATGTAATTCAACGTTGATAATATTGTGCTAAAACAAAACGCGGCCCCCGAACATCTTATCGGAAGGCCGCGTCATATATGGTGCCGGCGGACGGGATCGAACCGTCATGGGGTCGCCCCCGCGGGATTTTGAGTCCCGTGCGTCTACCAGTTCCACCACGCCGGCAGATTGACATTGCGGATTATACTGGCATAAGCAGGTCTGTAATATACGCAGGCGTAAGCGATAAGTCAACCCGCTTGACCTCGTGAGCCGCCCGCGTGGATTGTTGCCGCGGTCAGCCGCTCTGATTAGATTTTGCGGCAGGTTCCTCGGTGCGGATTCCCATCCCGAAAGCGGACAACTCATTCAACCGGAGAACAGCGCCATGCCATCCCCCCGACGCGGTAAACAGTTGCTTGGCCCGGTGTTCCTTCTTCTGCTGCTGACATTCGCAACTCTTCCCGCCGCGGTGACAGTGCGTGAGGAGCCGGTGACTTTCCCCACCTGGCGGCTCGGCCCGCCCGAGGCCATGCCGGTTTGGAAAGTGCGCGGCGGGACGATTTACCCCTACCCGATGTTCGACAAGCTGACTGAGGAGAAAGGGGAGCGCTCCTACCACGGTCTCTGGCTGGAGAACGAGTACGTGCGCGCCCTGGTGCTGCCCGAGATCGGCGGGCGGCTGCACGACGCCTACGACAAGAGCGCGGGCGGCTACCATTTCCTGCAGGACCAGCGCACGATCAAGCCCGCCCTGGTCGGCCTGGCCGGGGCCTGGATTTCGGGGGGGATCGAGTGGAATTTCCCCAACGGCCACCGTCCCTCCGGGTTCCGCCCGGTGGACTGGCGCGTGACCGAGAACCCGGACGGCTCCAAAGTGGTCTGGACCGGCGAGGTCGAGCGCACCTGCGGCATGCGCTGGGCCGTGGGCAACACATGCCCCCGGGCCGCACCTGGATCGAGACCCGCGTGCGCCTGACCAACTGCACCCCACTGCCGAAGCCGTTCCTCTGGTGGGCGGATGCCGGGGTGCGCGGCTCGCCGGAGTTCACGGCGGTCATCCCGGGTGAGATCGCCACCGGCCACGGCAAGCACGAGTTCTACCATTGGCCGCTGGATAACGGGGTCGACCTGCGGCGCTGGGCGAACGCTCCCGGCGGCACGAGCTACTTCATCGTGAACTCGAAGGAGGATTTCCAGGGTTCCTGGCGCCCGGAGGAACAGGGCGGCCTGGTCCACTGGGCCGACCACAATATCGTACTGGGCAAGAAACTCTGGTACTGCGGCACCTCGCCCGCCGGGCGGCTCTGGGAGAGCGTGCTCACGGACGGGGATGCCCCGCTGGTGGAGCCCCAGGCCGGGGCCTACTCCGACAACCAGCCCGATTTCCACTGGCTGCAGCCCGGCGAGACCAAGACTTTCAGCCATTTCTGGTTCCCGGTGCGCGGGATCGGGGCGTGGAACTACGCCAACCTGGAGGGCGCGGTCAGTTTGCGCCTTGAAAAAGGCCGCGCCGCCGGGTGCTGGATGCCGCTCCGGGAACGCCTGTGCTGGCCGAGGCCTGCTACCGCGAGTCGCTGCGGCGTGATTCGGGAGATATCCGGGCCAACACGGCCTTGGGCGTGATGCTGCTGAAACGCGCGCAGTTCGGACCGGCGGCGGATTGCTTTGAGAAGGCCCTGGCCCGGGACGGGACTTCCGGCCCGGCGCGCTATTACTTAGGTCAGGCCCGCCTGGGCCTGGGGCAGGCTGATAAAGCCGAGAGCGAACTGGCCCGCGCCGGCTACGATTTCGCCTATTACAGTGTCTCGAACCTCTACCTGGCCTGCCTCTCGGCGCGTTACGCCCGCTGCGGGCTTTACGGCAAGGCCGCCGCGGCGCTCGAAATGGAGGGCGGAAGCGACACGCCTCTGCTTCTGTATCATTTAGCCTGGTGCCGTCACATGCAGGGTGATAGCGCCGCGACACGGGACGCTCTGAGCCGCGCCCGAGGAGCCTCCGCGGCCCTGTGTTTCCCCAGCCAGTGCGCGCACGGCCTACGAGGCGGCGGTGGCTGCCGACAGCACGCAGGCCCTGCCACTCACCGAACTGGACCCGGTGCGGGAGCGCCTGGGGGTGAGCCGCGAGGCGCGCCTGGCGTTCCTGGAACGCCACCGTGCCACAGTCCTTTCCACCGACGCTACTGGGTGGAGGCCAACCTGGCCCTGGGGGATGCGGCCATGCAGCGGAAAGATTGCGCCGCCGTCCTGGACCACTACATGCGGGTCCGCGCTTACCCGGACAACCTGGAGGTGAAAGCCCAGCCCGGGGTGACTTACACCCGCGAATCATTCAAGGCCGGAACGGCCCTGGAGGGCCTGGGCCGGGCCGCGGAGGCCGACTCCCTGCGCGAGCTGGCGCTCGCGCTCGACCCGATCGCGCAACTGCGGGCTTTCGGCCCGCCGCGCGCGGGCTGGTGAGAGGCCCGGTTGGTTGAGATACTTTATTACACAGTAAATTATGTGTATATTCTAAGTCCGGCCCGGGTTCGTTTCCGGCCGGGATGACCCGTCAGGCACATAAATCCGAAATTGAATCGAACCTGGAAGGAAATCATGTCCGAAAAACTCGACCCCAGAGTGGAACAGCTCGCCCGTCGCTGGATGAGTGAGGAGTTCGGTGCAGAGGCCCGCGCCGAGATAAAGGCCCTCTGGGACTGCGGGAACTGGAAAGAGCTGACCGACCGTTTCCACATGGACCTCGAATTCGGCACGGCCGGTCTGCGCGGGGTGATCGGCGCGGGCACCAACCGGATGAACGAGTACGTGGTGCGCACCGCCACCCAGGGCCTGGCCAACTACATCCTCAAGCAGAACCCGAGCGCGCCCTCCTGCGCCATCGCCCACGACCCGCGCCGCAAGAGCGACCTGTTCTCCCTGGAGACCGCCCTGGTGCTGGCCGGCAACGGGATCAAGGCCTACCTGTTCCCCGAGCTGCGTCCCACCCCGGTGCTTTCGTTCGCCGTGCGCTACCTCAAGGCCACCGCGGGCGTGGTGATCACCGCCAGCCACAACCCGCCCGAGTACAACGGCTACAAGGTCTGCTGGAGCGACGGCGGCCAGATCGTGCCCCCGCACGATGAGGGCATAATCGCCGAGGTGCGGGCCATCGGCTCGCTGTCCGAGGTGAAACGTATCAGCCGGGAGGAGGCCGAGAGCAAGGGCCTGCTGGTCTGGCTGGGGCCGGAGGTGGATGAGGCTTTCCTGGCGGCGGTGCACACCCAGGTGATCCAGCCGAAGGTGATCCGCAGCGTGGCCGACCGTCTGAGCGTTGTCTATACCCCGCTGCACGGCGCCGGAGTGACCATGGTCCCCAAGGCCCTGGAGCGCATGGGCCTCAAGCGGGTCGAGGTGCTGGAGAGTCAGCGCATTCCGGATGGCGAGTTCCCCACGGTAAAAAGCCCCAACCCCGAGGAAAAGGAAGCCCTCACCCTGGCGATCCAGCGCGCCGAGGCCAGCGGAGCGCACCTGGTGCTGGGCACCGACCCGGACGCCGACCGCATGGGCCTGGCTTTCCGCAACTCCAGCGGAGTTTTCGAGCTGCTCAACGGCAACCAGATCGGCTCCCTGCTCTGCCACTATGTCCTGAGCCAGCGCCACGCCCACGGCACCCTGCCCGAGCGCCCGGTAGTGGTCAAGACCATCGTGACCACCGAGCTGCAGCGCGCCATAGCCACCAGTTTCGAGGCCGAGATCGTGGACACTCTCACCGGGTTCAAGTACATCGGAGAGCAGATCCACCTGTTCGAGCTGGAGGGCAAGGGCCGCACCTACGTGTTCGGCGGAGAGGAAAGCTACGGTTACCTGGTGGGCACCCACGCCCGCGACAAGGACTCGGTGGTGGCCTCGCAGACCATAGCCGAGATCGCGGCCTGGTGCATGAGCCGCGACATGACCCTGGGTGATTACCTGGACGAAATCTACCGCGCCTACGGGGTCTATTTGGAGAGCGCCGCCTCGCTCACGCTCAAGGGCATCGAGGGGGCGGGCAAGATCGTTGGCCTGCTCAAGCATTTCCGTGAAAGCACCCCCAAAGCCATCTCTGGCAGCGCGGTCACCGGCTGCTGGGACCTCTTGAGCGGCGAGCGCCGTGAGCTGACCAGCGGCCATGTACAGCGCACGCACCTGCCCAGGGCCAACGTGCTGATGTTCTACCTGGCGGACGGCTGCCGGGTGACACTGCGGCCCAGCGGCACGGAGCCGAAAGTGAAATTCTATTTCACCGCGGTGCGCCAGGTGGAGGAGGGCGGCCCGGTCGCCGCGGCCAAGCTGGCGGCTGCGGAGCGGCTGGCGAGCCTGAAAAGGGATTTCATGCAGAGCGTGGATGACGTGCTGAACGGCTGATTGCCGTTTTCAGAGGCTTTGAGAGAGGAAAAAAGGAAGGCCGGGCAGGCTCCACGCTTGCCCGGCTTTTTCTATACTGGATTGATTCAGCAGAGCCTTTT includes:
- a CDS encoding Nif3-like dinuclear metal center hexameric protein encodes the protein MVTARQINQHLLKGCEWIGLDKTVDSFRSGDPDRPVSRVAVGWMATIYDLRRAVELGCELFVTHEPTFWEHWPPEGKYRDTPEGRPKAELLEKSGIAVLRCHDAWDKWPEIGIRDSWARSLGLSKEAGVSQDGWSVMYEIEPTPLKAFARQVLERVKPIGQDSVQAMGDPEMIVRRPCIGVGCYTPDLDLIDQGADCLIGNFDGAWYYWEKRERFVERGVGVLTVEHGCTEHWGIQNLAGYIRSTWPELTVHYLDLYPRPWTLV
- a CDS encoding DegT/DnrJ/EryC1/StrS family aminotransferase; translation: MPKLALLGGTPVSSAGFSMNWPQVGPEDIGAVSAVVAGGRWWRFDGSEVDNFEKEFGRFTGSPHVLGVNNGTVALEVALRACGIEAGDEVIVPSITFIASASAVLMVQGVPVFADILPGTCQIDPADVERKITARTRAIVAVHFGGYPSDMDSLCAIAARHGLKLIEDCAQAVGTLWRGRHVGSLGDAGTFSFQQSKTLTCGEGGAVTTGSEEIYNQAFAYHHIGRVLGSAKYDHTSVGPNYRMNELQGALLRTQLAKVPRQTEARMQNAALLRRGLENIPGLTALDPDTRITRRGHYMFIILYDETVYGCERARYMEAMKAEGAELLLGNSIPVYRLPAFRNMSFGRKGCPLTCGHYKGKMDYAKVFCPVAEELGYKRIMVLVNECLLLESNVRLFLEAARKVYDNRAELAGR
- a CDS encoding phospho-sugar mutase, with translation MSEKLDPRVEQLARRWMSEEFGAEARAEIKALWDCGNWKELTDRFHMDLEFGTAGLRGVIGAGTNRMNEYVVRTATQGLANYILKQNPSAPSCAIAHDPRRKSDLFSLETALVLAGNGIKAYLFPELRPTPVLSFAVRYLKATAGVVITASHNPPEYNGYKVCWSDGGQIVPPHDEGIIAEVRAIGSLSEVKRISREEAESKGLLVWLGPEVDEAFLAAVHTQVIQPKVIRSVADRLSVVYTPLHGAGVTMVPKALERMGLKRVEVLESQRIPDGEFPTVKSPNPEEKEALTLAIQRAEASGAHLVLGTDPDADRMGLAFRNSSGVFELLNGNQIGSLLCHYVLSQRHAHGTLPERPVVVKTIVTTELQRAIATSFEAEIVDTLTGFKYIGEQIHLFELEGKGRTYVFGGEESYGYLVGTHARDKDSVVASQTIAEIAAWCMSRDMTLGDYLDEIYRAYGVYLESAASLTLKGIEGAGKIVGLLKHFRESTPKAISGSAVTGCWDLLSGERRELTSGHVQRTHLPRANVLMFYLADGCRVTLRPSGTEPKVKFYFTAVRQVEEGGPVAAAKLAAAERLASLKRDFMQSVDDVLNG